One Candidatus Stygibacter australis genomic window, AGGGTAATAGAAAGCAGAACCTGCGACGTGCTCAGCAAATGCTGAATGAGATGGCTACAGAGATTGAGGGTATCATTGATATCAAGATCGGGATAAATATGGGAACGGGTAATGATCGCAGTGATCTCGTTTTATCAGTAATTTTTGAACACCAGGCTGCGTTAGACAATTATCAAAAGCATCCAGCCCATCAGAAAGTAAAAGATTTCCTGGGTGAAGTACGCTATGAACGCCGGGTGATCGACTACGAAGTAACAGAGTGAATAAAATGAAGGGTAGAAGGGTAGAAGATTAGAAGGTTTGAGGAAATTTCGCTGGTAAATCGTCAGGCGTGAGTCGTTAGTCGTAAATCGGAAACCTGGCTTGTATTTCATACTTTGTTTGGTTTGTTCGCGGCTCAATAAATCTTACATTGTATTTTTTCGTGTAATTTCGGAGCTTTCGTGGTTGATAATTCTTACATTGCATTTAATTTTCCATTCTTGTCAGCCTATGGCTGATTACATTTTACATTTTCAATTATTCTTCCACCACCCAGAGCAAGGATGCTCCGGTTACATCGGCTACCCTACTACTCCTGCCTGGATGAGATCGTGCATGTGGATAATTCCCACGGGAATATGTGATCCATCCACTACGGGCAGCACAGTTATCTTTTGCTCTTCCATCAGATAGAGGGCATCTACGGCAAGTTTATCTGAACTGATCGTAGCTGGACTGGGAGTCATAAATTCTTCTGCGGTCTGTTTCAGTTCTTTCACTCCCTTGCTGATAAGCCGTCTGAGATCACCATCTGTCACTATACCGCATAATTTACCGTTTTCATCTATCACGCAAGCGCATCCCAGTTTCTTGCTGGTCATTTCCAGTACGACAGTACTCAGTCCTGCTTGTGAATCTACGATAGGAATTTCTTCCCCCTTATGCATCAGATCACGGGTTTTGAGCAGTAATTTTCTGCCTATTGTCCCACCTGGATGAAAACGGGCAAAATCCTCTTCACTGAAATTACGCTTGCGAAGAAGTGCCACTGCCAGGGCATCACCTAATGCCAGGGCCACAGTTGTACTGCAGGTGGGCACCAGACCAAAAGGTTCAGAATCAGAAGGTACTGATCCATCCAGTACTACCTGGGAGTTTTTTGCCAGCTCAGAATCAAGATTTCCTGTAATGGCAATTATAGGGATTTTATTGAAATGCAGATAGGGAATTATCTGAATAACTTCGCTGGTATTACCGCTATAAGAAATGGCGATCACAACATCACCTTTTTGCACCATCCCCAGGTCTCCGTGAATACCTTCAGCAGGATGCAGATAAATAGCAGTTGTGCCGGTACTTGCCAGTGTAGCAGCTATCTTTCTGCCAATAATACCTGTCTTACCCATTCCTGTAACTACAACTTTGCCAGTGCAATTGAAAAGAAGATCAATTGCCTGTTCAGCTGAGCTAGAGATATTTTGTGCAGCCTTGCTGATAGCATCAGCTTCCCGGGTTAATTCCTCTTTGATTGTTGCCTTTATATCCATGATTTTTCCAAAATGGGAACCCGAGATAAATCCCGGGTTCCTGGTTAAAATTATTTCTTTTCTAATTCTTCGTTCAGGAGCTTTACTGCTCCGGAAATATCATATGAGCCAAGATCACCTTCTGTGTGTCGACGAACGGAAACCTGCTGATTTTCCACTTCTTTGGCACCTACAATGAACATATATGGTATCTTCTGCAGTTCTGCAGCTCTGATCTTGAAACCGATCTTTTCATTACGATAATCCACTTCAGCCCTGATCTCCTGCTGCAGTAATTCGCTTTCAATCTTCTGGGCATATTCGATGAAATGATCTGAGATCGGCAGTATTTTCACCTGCACCGGACATAACCAAAGCGGGAAATTTCCCCCATGATATTCGATAAGCGTGCCAAAGAAGCGCTCCACTGAGCCCAAAAGAGCTCTGTGCAACACAAAGGGACGATGCGGTGTATTATCTGCACCAATGTATTCCATATTAAATCTGGCTGGCAGATTAAAGTCAAACTGGAGAGTAGTACACTGCCAGCTGCGGTTCAAAGCATCTTTGATCTTAATATCTATCTTGGGACCATAAAATGCTCCCCCACCTTCATCCACTGAAAAAGGAATATTTTGCTTATTAAGTGCTTTTTCCAGAGAATCCGTTGCTATCTGCCAGTCATGGTCTTCACCAACAGCTTTTTCCGGTTTTGTACTCAGGTACACCTGATAATTTTCAAAGCCAAAGGAATCCAGCATCATAAATGAGAACTTGATCAGCTTTTCAACTTCAGCCTCCACCTGATCCTCTGTGCAGATAAGATGAGCATCATCCTGAGTGAATCCGCGTACACGCATCAAGCCATGCAAAGCCCCGGATTTCTCATATCTATACACAGTCCCCAGTTCTGCCAGTTTTAAAGGTAATTCTCTGTAACTGCGTCTTTGAGAATTATAGATAGCAATATGGAAAGGGCAGTTCATCGGTTTCAGGTAATATTCCTGACCTTCCACATCTATGGGAGCGAACATGCTTTCTTCATAGAAGTCCAGATGTCCACTAGTTTCCCAGAGCTGTTTTTTGCCAATATGAGGAGTATAAACCAGCTTGTATCCAGCTTTCAGGTGTTCTTTCTTCCAGAAATCTTCAATAATATTTCTGATCATGGCACCATTAGGATGCCAGAGCACCAG contains:
- the thrS gene encoding threonine--tRNA ligase, translating into MNIKIKFPDGNIKEYPQGISALEIAEGISQGLADQTVAAKVNSKLVDVNKPISEDASLELLKFDNEEGQEVYWHSTAHLMAQAVQQLFPEVKVTIGPAIESGFYYDFDKPVPFTDEDLVAIEERMKELAKQNLEYKRKEVSRNEAMELFKEMGETYKLDILAKIPEDEALSIYQQGEFVDLCRGPHIIHTGKIKSIKLLKTSGAYWRGDSRNKMLQRIYGISFPSKKLLKKHLNDLEEAKKRDHRRIGIDLDLYSISDDIGPGLVLWHPNGAMIRNIIEDFWKKEHLKAGYKLVYTPHIGKKQLWETSGHLDFYEESMFAPIDVEGQEYYLKPMNCPFHIAIYNSQRRSYRELPLKLAELGTVYRYEKSGALHGLMRVRGFTQDDAHLICTEDQVEAEVEKLIKFSFMMLDSFGFENYQVYLSTKPEKAVGEDHDWQIATDSLEKALNKQNIPFSVDEGGGAFYGPKIDIKIKDALNRSWQCTTLQFDFNLPARFNMEYIGADNTPHRPFVLHRALLGSVERFFGTLIEYHGGNFPLWLCPVQVKILPISDHFIEYAQKIESELLQQEIRAEVDYRNEKIGFKIRAAELQKIPYMFIVGAKEVENQQVSVRRHTEGDLGSYDISGAVKLLNEELEKK
- a CDS encoding KpsF/GutQ family sugar-phosphate isomerase, with translation MDIKATIKEELTREADAISKAAQNISSSAEQAIDLLFNCTGKVVVTGMGKTGIIGRKIAATLASTGTTAIYLHPAEGIHGDLGMVQKGDVVIAISYSGNTSEVIQIIPYLHFNKIPIIAITGNLDSELAKNSQVVLDGSVPSDSEPFGLVPTCSTTVALALGDALAVALLRKRNFSEEDFARFHPGGTIGRKLLLKTRDLMHKGEEIPIVDSQAGLSTVVLEMTSKKLGCACVIDENGKLCGIVTDGDLRRLISKGVKELKQTAEEFMTPSPATISSDKLAVDALYLMEEQKITVLPVVDGSHIPVGIIHMHDLIQAGVVG
- a CDS encoding Dabb family protein; protein product: GNRKQNLRRAQQMLNEMATEIEGIIDIKIGINMGTGNDRSDLVLSVIFEHQAALDNYQKHPAHQKVKDFLGEVRYERRVIDYEVTE